From Nicotiana tabacum cultivar K326 chromosome 15, ASM71507v2, whole genome shotgun sequence, the proteins below share one genomic window:
- the LOC142169520 gene encoding secreted RxLR effector protein 161-like, which yields MGANFADSAELSCQSPREGNEKPLIVSLLIFSPIFQETGIYPKSTERILGSSINEINMVRQQQAEEFEIKDLGATKQMLGMRISINRFSLHDAKTRSTPLGSHLNPSKNQSPKIDEERKYMSQDPYASALGSLLYAMVCTRPDIAHAVGVVSRYISYPGKEHLEDVKWILLYFKDTSSMTLCFKKNNIILKGFTDANLGGNLDSRKSTTGYVFTLGGTAVIWMSRFHKSVALSTNEAEYMEISEAEK from the exons aaACCCTTGATTGTTTCTCTTCTGATCTTTTCCCCTATTTTCCAGGAGACAGGAATTTACCCTAAAAGCACAGAAAGGATCCTTG GATCTAGCATAAATGAGATCAACATGGTTAGGCAACAACAGGCGGAGGAGTTTGAAATAAAAGACTTGGGAGCAACCaagcaaatgcttgggatgaggatTAGCATAAATAG GTTCAGTCTTCATGATGCAAAGACCAGAAGCACTCCACTCGGAAGCCATCTTAATCCGTCGAAGAACCAATCACCTAAAATAGATGAAGAAAGGAAGTACATGTCCCAAGATCCATATGCTTCAGCATTAGGAAGTTTGTtgtatgctatggtttgcactagacctgatatAGCCCATGCAGTTGGAGTTGTCAGTAGATACATATCatatccaggaaaggagcatttgGAAGATGTAAAATGGATATTGCTATATTTCAAAGACACCTCAAGTATGAcactttgttttaaaaagaacAATATTATCTTAAAAGGTTTTACTGATGCAAATTTAGGCGGTAATCTGGATAGTCGAAAAAGTACCACAGGCTACGTGTTCACCTTGGGTGGTACTGCTGTTATCTGGATGTCCAGATTTCATAAAAGTGTTGCTCTATCTACTAATGAAGCAGAGTACATGGAAATCTCAGAAGCTGAAAAATAG